The following are encoded together in the Panicum virgatum strain AP13 chromosome 6K, P.virgatum_v5, whole genome shotgun sequence genome:
- the LOC120712306 gene encoding uncharacterized methyltransferase At1g78140, chloroplastic-like, protein MAALGAATTPAAAPAAPCGNNRHPRHRVAARRGRAVPARRLELRAGVSPAVTADAPDEAAAEPLVEVEPAPETKLSKLACPICYYPLVSASDQSGDASSLECSTCKKVYPNKQDYWDLTVAVGSSEYSESMPAATELFRTPLVSFLYERGWRQNFIWGGFPGLEREFEMAKTYLKPTIGGTVVDASCGSGLFSRLFVKSGLYSLVVALDFSENMLKQCNEYIKQENISDERLELVRADISRLPFVSGSIDAVHAGAAIHCWPSPACAVAEISRVLRPGGVFVASTFVADIIPPAIPLLRIGRPYISQITGNNTFLSEVEFEDLCKACGLVDFKFVRNGFYIMFSATKAS, encoded by the exons ATGGCGGCGCTGGGCGCCGCGACCACCCCCGCAGCGGCTCCCGCGGCGCCGTGCGGCAACAACCGGCACCCACGGCACCGCGtcgcggcgcgccgcggccgggccgtcccggcgaggaggctcgagCTGCGCGCGGGCGTCTCACCCGCCGTCACAGCGGACGCGCCCGACGAGGCGGCCGCG GAACCTCTGGTGGAAGTGGAACCGGCGCCGGAGACGAAGCTGAGCAAGCTGGCGTGCCCAATCTGCTACTATCCCCTCGTGAGCGCGAGCGATCAGTCAGG TGATGCTTCGAGTCTCGAGTGTTCTACCTGCAAAAAGGTGTACCCCAATAAGCAGGATTACTGGGACCTTACTGTGGCAGTTGGCTCGTCCGAGTACTCGGAGTCCATGCCGGCAGCAACTGAATTATTCAG GACTCCGCTGGTATCATTTCTTTACGAGAGAGGATGGCGCCAAAATTTCATATGGGGTGGTTTCCCAGGCCTAGAGAGAGAG TTTGAAATGGCAAAAACTTATTTGAAGCCGACAATTGGAGGGACTGTTGTTGATGCTAGTTGTGGAAGTGGCTTGTTTTCAAGATTATTTGTTAAGAGCGGACTATATTCTCTTGTCGTGGCACTAGATTTCTCAGAGAATATGTTGAAGCAGTGCAATGAATACATCAAGCAGGAAAATATTTCAGATGA GAGATTAGAATTGGTGAGGGCTGACATATCCAGGCTCCCTTTTGTGAGTGGCTCAATTGATGCTGTGCATGCAGGCGCTGCAATTCATTGTTGGCCATCCCCAGCTTGTGCT GTTGCAGAAATCAGTAGAGTCCTTCGCCCAGGGGGAGTTTTCGTTGCTTCTACATTTGTAGCAGATATTATTCCGCCAGCTATCCCGTTATTGAGGATTGGACGCCCG TACATTAGCCAAATCACTGGCAATAATACCTTCTTATCTGAAGTGGAATTTGAAGATCTTTGCAAAGCATGTGGGTTGGTTGATTTCAAATTTGTCAGAAATGGGTTCTATATAATGTTCTCTGCTACTAAAGCAAGCTAA